CACCTCGCCGCCGTAGCCCTGCCAGTTGGTGTTGGTGGCGAAGCTGACCGCGGTGTTCCAGGACGAATCCGGCGAGACCGCCCCGAAGCCCTGCGGGTTGAGCGGCAGGAAACCCTGGATGCGCTGCAGGGCGTACACGACCAGCAGCCCCAGTCCGTTGAAGAGCATCACGGCGATGGCATACACCTTCCAGTTCATCTCTTCGTCCGGGTGCACGCCGCACAGGCGGTAGATCAGCCGCTCGAGCGGGCGCAGGAGCGGGTCGAGGAAGGTGCGCTCCCCCTGGTAGACTTTCGTCATGAAAAGCCCCAGCGGTTTGGCGAGGGCGATCAAGACCACCATGTACAAGATGAGCTGCAGCCAACTGAAGATATTCATTCGAACCACTCCGGTTTCAGCAGGGCAATGACGAGATAGATA
The DNA window shown above is from Terriglobales bacterium and carries:
- the kdpF gene encoding K(+)-transporting ATPase subunit F; translation: MNLMYLITGLVTLALFIYLVIALLKPEWFE